The Limanda limanda chromosome 14, fLimLim1.1, whole genome shotgun sequence genomic interval AGGGACTGTTAGGCTATGGTAGAGGTATGCACTCACATAAGAATTAAGCCACCCAAAACATCAAGACGCTTGagacgtcaaagcaaaaatccTTACATTTTTAGAGACATAATTCGATAACagtacttgtttttctttcataaaaAGCCATATATTGCAAACTGGTGCATGGTCCAAACAAAACTCTGCTAGTTTGAATGTCAATTATACCTCTGCTTGAATATTCTGTATCTGTGAGAAGCTGATATTTCTGCTGAAAGACGATTCTTCCATCTCTTCCCTGAGGGAACGAAGCTCAATCCGCAAGGAATGCTCCAGTGTTACCGCCTGGATGGGAGGGAGATGACAAGGTTTTAAAAAAGGCTGTTATTCAACGAGTGACCAAGATAGGACTCACAAAACCTGCTTGTCTGCATTGTTCTCGTATGTGAGAGTGTGACGTGCACTACAGCGACGCAGGCACTTCCCACGGACAGACACACCACACATATAAACCTAGATTCTCTTCATTCTAACTGCATTACAACCGAATCATGACGTCTCTCTTCGGCAGGTATCAAGGCTACCCTCAAACTGACCTCTGCCAGCTGCTCCACCAATCGCTGGTTGTGATTGGCCAACTGAGTCAGTTGCTCACTCTCGTCTCTCCTGCGGTCTCTTCCATGGCTGTGATGGCGCTCCACCTCGGCCCTCAGGGAGAACAAATCCGCCGTCAGCTCTGCCTCTTTCTGTCCAGAGTCCATTTCATTCATCTCCAGCCTCCTCTGAAGAACATGCTTCTCCTGCTGTAAAACCTGAGACAGGGAACACAACATGAAGTGACTTTGAGGCACCAGGAAAATATCACATACTGAAATAGATGGATCCTTTTATTTCTGCATTCTTGTTGCTATGAATATGAAGTGAAATGGTAACATATGCTGGTTTCTATAGGCAGGTTACTCTTGGCTTAGGGAAAGCCCAAGTATTAGATTTTGAGTGCCCAAGGCTCTGTTCTATTACGCAATACAGGACGCTATGACAGTGAGTCGGAAAACACAATGACATGTCCCTGAAACTGAGACAGCTCAATGGAATCCAGCCAACAATAACATTATAATTGAtatctggtttcctactgtcaCATGTCATATTGACTCATTATATAGGCGTATCATAGGGACAGTTTAACACTGACAAACCACTAAATGTATATGAATGTGTTAGTAatttacacagaaaaacacttaaAGAATAAACAAGCGTTCAAAACTGTTGCAATAACTACTGCTAATAAATATTGAGGATAATATCTCTCTGCATGTTTCTTCTCATTAGCTATAGTCAAtagtcttatttattttctgtgtaatttgcaaaaacaaaagtaaagtttAGTAAAGGAAAGTAAGGTAAAATGCATTTGGAagatttaatgttgtttttaaatttgttgtttttatattctatgtttttttaaacctatTTGAGTGAATTAGATGGTATTAATATAAAATGGAataaagtgagtaaataaattCCAAAAAAAATTGTCAACGCAGGCTCGAATCACTAAGGTGTGATTTGCTTGTTGGTAAAAGTTTGCAGTTCCCACCTCcctatagttttttttttatgtaagaaAACTTCCAAAATCCAAACATGATTTAAAGCTGCCTCATCCTtacctccatctccctctccctctgctccagaGAGGCTGCAAGCTCCTCATTCTTCTCCAGTAAGGCCTGGCCCAACTCCGCAGCCAGGATCAGATCCGTCTCTATCTCACCTGTGCCATCGAGACAGCCAGGAGAGGAGGTAGATGAAGGGAGCGCAAAGGAGAGAGACATTGAGGAagatgaggacagagggaagaagGAGTCCTCCATGCTGGGGGAGGGCAGACTGCTTTTTCTCGGGGTGAACATTGTTGACAGTTGCAGGTTTGTAGGTCTCGGTTAAAAAAGCATCATCCCAGGTCTTGTAATCCACTCATACAGGTGGCAAGAAGGCAGCCATGATCTTTGTTTGTGTATGGTCAGGAATCCAATTGTGTTTAAGTGAGTAGTCCAATATGTCTCAGCCAAACTCCCTCAGTGGGATGCCAATGGTCCGGATGCTGGTGTCAATCAAATCTCTGCTGGTGTCAATCAAATCTCTGTCTTCACAGATAAGTCTGTGGGCAAAGGAAAGACCTTCAGTAACACAGAAGACCACAATAGACATATTTGTCAACTGTAACAGTGAAAATCAGGACATGTACCAGTATGCTGTGAAAACCATACGAGTGGTTTTCTAGTAATACAATCACACATGGCTTTTAAGGAGGTCTTTTGTCTGAGGGGCGCTTTTGTTACTTTGACCGGAATACCAGctcctctgttgtgtttggCCTGCCCCCTCCCTAAATTCCAAAGGCATTGTGCTCCACTGTTTCCTACAATTACAACAAAGTATTAACTCTTCTCATTACAGTCTCTAAAATAGTCAATATTTACCAATTCACTTAGACTCAATCACCACGACATCCACCTTCTTAGTCAATATTAAGTCTCCATGAGAAGTTAGTACCATGTCATATAGTTTCCTGTCATTATTCTGTCTAAATAAACTGAATTTCATTCTGAAGTTTCCTCAGTTTCACCTCAGTCATTTCTGTCTTGACGCCTGATGTCACCATCTGTGTCCTCACCTGTTATGGTAACACCCCATGAAACAGTGCTGTCAACCAACTTAAAATCgttatgaaaacaaaataatgaccTTGTTGTTACTCCAGTTATAATTAGCatgttttcattatctgaaaTGAAATAATCAATTTTAACTCACCTGATTAAAGGAACAAATGTTAAGGCTGTCTTACCTGCCAGTTCCCGGCCAACGCGCAGTAAACAGGTACAGTCTTCCTGTTTGGtgagtgtgcgtctgtgtgtgtgtgtctgtgagtgtgggtgtgtttgtacAAGAGAGGCTCAGCTAGTTTCCTTGGCAGTGGAAACATACAGCATGTAAATACAGCCAGTGGCTCCACCTCTAAAGCTAAGGTAAAGGGAGTGAGCAGAGGGAGGAATAATCAGTGAGCAGGGAAGATGTGGAACAGTGTAAATTAGCCATTGCTCTGACATCTAGTGGCTTAATAATGAGGTCGGGggaaacatacagtatattaacTCTGAGGAATGTGTTGTTGGAAAGTCCGACATGATGGAGTTTGAGAGGGGGACAAAACAGGGTGAGGTGGGGTGAGGGGGAGGATAGGAAACAAACCAGAGTCTGTGTAATCTGgccctcctactcctcctcatcatccccCCCCATCCTGTTTACCTGCTTGTAAGTTTTGAAAGGAGCTCtgtttgtctgcatgtgtgtgtgtgtgtgtgtgtgtgtgtgtgtgtgtgtgtgtgtgtgtgtgtgtgtgtgtgttcatttagGGTGAAGGGAGAGCAGAAGAGGGGACTGCTGTCATTATACCTCTCGCTCAGAGACGGCAAACAGACAAAAAGGGGTGAACGAGCTCAGAGACCACAGGATCAGTCGCTGCGTTCACATACAGTCATGACTTGCAAACGCTTGGTCGCTTTTTCCATCTGGCTTTTGCTGGCAACATGTGAAGCTGGAAGGCAGATGCCAAAACTCTCCGAGAAGAAACTCTGCACTGATTCTGACTGCAGCCGTAAGTAGCACAACTTCCTTTTACTTCACATATTGCATGCAACAGCGCTGCAGCCACTGTCCTGGAGTTGCACATAAATACCATGAACTGCAAAAGTCCTTTCTATGATGCCTTCCATCGCAACTTATATCACTATCTTGCATAATTTTCTTACATCATGCTCAGATCCCATCTTGATAGCTCGTGCAGTGCAGGACTACTATCCTGGAGACTGCAGGTTCATCCCCATCAGACAGGGCCAGCTGGTTTATGTATATGCAATGCTAAAAGACAGAGGGAACCTCTTCTGGGCTGGCAGTGTGAGTACAACAAACATTGTTTATACGGGATAATAAGTATAGTACATAAAACAACCATGTGGAGCAATAACATCCAATGGTGCTGTCAacaatgtttgtctttttgcagGTTCAAGACTCTTATTACGGACAACAGGAGGCTCGCATTGGCCACTTCCCCAGCAGCGTTGTGGAGGAGACGCATCCTCTCATGGCGGCCAGCACTGAAGTCAGAACTACTGTAGgtggacatacacacacacacacacacacacacacacacacacacacgtacatgaTATTTTCATCTAATTCTACCTCTCTTTTTGTTTCCAGAAATGGGACTTCTACTGTAACTGATGATGCATTTACCAATGAAGAGGTCAACCTTCAAATACAGAATGACTTTGTCACATGATCTTACACACATTGTTGATGGTACAGTTAATGTACAGTACATGTCCACAGCTGATTATATGTAGGGAAACATGGGCAGCAGATAAATTTAATAACAAATTATTGCACAACGCAATTATGTATCATCAAGATTTCCTAGCGCTGAAATATGGACCATTTCTGTTTAATGCTTTGCATTCCTCCTCCTTATTGAATTTATAGAAAAGTCTCACAGCCTGCATTAGTTCTAATACTCCCTCATGCTGTTTATGTCTGTTTTGCAAGTATTAACTgggttttaaaaaagagaaaaatatgaattgtgTATATTTTTTCTACGCTACTATCACTACTACAGTACTTGGCTTTTCTTGATTGTGTATCACAGAAAATATGAATCCAACTCATAATGTTGTCATTAAAGAAGTGGTATTCTCCGTTTATCCCTCAGTATTGGATGAAGGAATTATGGGATATAGGGACAAGCTACAAAGGTATTGGACTTGTGCTTGTACAGTATATTCATGTAGAAATTGGAAGTCTAGAcctgacaaaaacaaataaaaacctgaatgcATAACCTGATAGTTATTCACATGAAGCAGCTTTATAGAAAACCTTTGTTCTTTtgtaaatgaaacagaaaaaaaacacagcaggctTGTTACTTTAAGTTTCAACGTTtattatatttgatatattctGTAATAATATGCCTAAGGGTTTTTGCCAATATAAAGGGGGGGTTGGGCAAATCATTTCTGCATCTGCAAACAAATATGTGCGCACAcctacacaaatacatacacacacacttccgtTAGCAGCTCAGAGTCCATGCTCCAGTCCTCGCTCTCTGGAAAAGGAACCCAGTGATCAGTTCCAAACATTAGTTGATTCTTTCACTGTCCTCTACTTTCCCTCCAGCTCGTTCacccttttccttcctctctacAGAGAACACACCTGGTCCCAAGTCCTTTGGTGACGTTTTATGTTCTTACTGAACAACCATAAAATCAATGACAATGTCTCCAGAGAACTCCTTCCTCCTGACATGTACTGAAACCAACACTAGTCTCATACAACAATCAAGTTTGCATCTTACTCACACCCACACTGACACTattgtaaaaacaataaattctaACAATTTCATTCTATTATCATCTTTAGTTGACAATTTTGACAGGAATTCACATTTCATCTCCTTTAAATTGACTGTTTAGCATTTTCAGTATAACTAATAAATGCTGCAAGATGTGTTAGGTTAGAATTTAATTTTGTCACCAAAGTGCAGGACTGGTTTAGACATGGCATGTTGTAAAATGTCTGATAAAGATAGGTAATTCAAATTAGAATGACATGACCTTGATGCACCATTTCCATAGACTACTTGTTgccttttgtattttatgtaaagCACTTGGAATTGCCATGTTGTTGAAATATGCTGTACAAATAATCTTGCCTTGCCTTACATACATTAGATGCCTTAGATGTGAATATTTTTAGTCTAAAAGTTATTTTGATAGAAAAATAAACTACAAGTCACCACAGTGTGTCTCTGGAAAACTTCAATATGGTGTCATCTAAACTCAACATGTTAGTCTTTTTTTAAGGCAACAATTTGTCTCGCTGTGACACCATCAGGAGTTACTGGTTTATTAGAAGCCACACGTCTATAGACATCTATGTCCCACCTACACGTGTCTTAACTGAGACAGgttaaacacaacaacagccaGCACTTTTGGTTAGAACTGAAACAGCAGCGTCAGGCTTTGCtctacattttctgttttggtgTCCCATCCTCACAGGAGATGGGAATATTGCGCTCTTGTCCAGGAGATGACCGAGGTGCAGTGATTGTCAGCAAACCATCAGATGACAGACTGGCGGTGACATCAGCACCCGACACGCATGCAGGAAGCCTGTACTTCCTGAGAAACTCTCTCGACACAAAGCCATGGTCGTCCTGCAAACAGATTTAGAGTCAGTGCATCAGTAAGGTGTCACCAAATCTGTATGATTATTTCTGCAGAGCTGTGTAGTCCCTCTGACCTGTCTATCCTCGTGTTTGCCATGTATTGTGATGAACTCGTCACTAATGTTGATAGACAGCTCGTCAGGGGAGAAGTGCTTCACATCCAGATAAATGACAAAGCGATCCTTTTCTATGCGCATCTGTACAGACAGCACAGCTGTTAGGACCAGGACTGAGAAATGAGTCAGTCTGCTGCATTATGACTCAGTCATCATCAATGGTCTGTTACATCACAGTCCATAGTATATATAGGTTTAGAAGTTATGTTGGTAATACATTTTCAGCTAGCAGAAATTTCACCAAAGATGTCAGATTGTAGTAGGGACACATGAATTTGACTTTACCTCACTGTGTCCATTGTCAGGCCAGTTGAGCCAGCGCATGGCCGACGGGCGCATCCAGGGCAAGGACCATGAAAAGGGCCACATGCGGGGCCAGTCAACAAAAGGCTCTGCCGGAGGGAGGTCAGAGAGCCGATGAGGGAAGGCCCGGCGGTACCAAGGATACTGGATGGGGATATCCATGATGAGATTTCAGCAGTGGTGAAAAAAACAATGGATCTGAGCGAGGCTGAGTCTTGGTTTGATTTGGTTTGACATGGGTGCTGCGGCACCTCATTTATAGGCCTTCGCCCGAGCCTCTGTCTGTGGTCACGTCCTCTGCAGGTCCCCTCCCCTTCACAACCTCCCACCCACACTTGCACAGTGACTCTGCCAATAGCCTGATTTTTCTGGAACAATGATGTCAACTATTTATCCCTCCATCGCTCTCATTGTTTCATCTGACCGCCTGTGACTGGTTGTCTCTCCCTTCTCTGGGTCATGAGGTGACACTGGCTCAGAGTACTGCTGATGCCCCCATACTCGTTCCCCAGGAAATGCGCCTGTCTGGTGTGTGGGTGATTTGTTTGAGGAATAGCTGCCAGAGCATTAGCTTGCTGTGCTTCGAGTGCCAGAAGCTTTAGGTTTGTGAGCAGAGTGGAAGTGTGGGTTGAATGGGAATTGATGAGTTTGTAAGGGGCAGCATTAGGGGACTCTGAGCATCATTTTGCCATGAGCTCAGATGAAAAATATGAAGTCCCTTCCTACCATGGTTATGTTTTGCCAACAGAACATCTTTCAACGACTGCTTCATTCTCCCAGTCACGTTCTCAACCACCAAGTGTTATTTTATGTGACTTATTctattaacacatattattttactttctgtACTGAGCTGGGATACCATGCAATGGAACCTATTATAAATGGCCTTTCATTTGGACAGGCAAAGATGATTCATCATGACAACGAGCCAAGTTATGTTACAAAAAGCCAGCAATTACTATTACAGGATAATAGTGGGAGTGGTCAAAAGCCTAAATTGCATGTATCTATCTCTAGTTGTAACCACCTATCTGAAAAACCAGAccaggtgaagctgaagttGTGAAACCTAGaggttgtctttttttcctgtgtACACTTTTAATAAAGCTCTAGGACACATAGATTACATCAGTTAAAACAAAGTTAATAATCTAACGTACAGCAAATAATTTAAGTTAATAATCTAAAGTACACATAATTATCACACATCGAAATATAACATGcacataataaatacatattacatataaaatacacatcataATAATCACATATtagaatataaaatacatataatcGGCCgttaaattataaaatacacaTAATTATACATTAGAAGTTGTGAAGAGCCTGCCTGCCAGTTCCTGTGCGTCGTTTCCATAGTAACAAGCCCAGCCTCAGTCTGTTGTTGGACACGGTAGCTAGCACAAACACGTTAGCCGGTTCAAGTTAACTTCGCGGCCACAGAGATGGAGTTTCCGGCTTCATATTACGGGAAACTTGATAAAAGAAATCCAGTGATCACAGCGTTTGAACGAGACATTAACTCGTTTATGACTCTGATGAAACGAGTCGCATCTTCCAGGAGCAAAGTCAACAGCGACTCGTATGTTAGAGGGTAAGAAGCTTCAGGCAGAGCTACCGTCAGCTAGTTAACTCTAGTTACTGCCAGGTTCAATCAGTTCGTTACTCTACTGACTGGTTAAAGTTACCTCTAGTTAATGTCAGGTTCATTCAGTTAATTACTCTATTTAACGTTGCTGTCATTTCTAACGTCAGTACAGTGCAAAGAAGATTTATCTCGGTTTCAGCTTTGACAGCACCTATcgttatttatataaattataaataacacAGCTTTATAACAAAATTAGATTATGGCTTATATTACTAAAGTGATCTGCCAAGTGCAATACTCTGGAGTActcatatatttaaatgttgctTATTATTTCTACTTAGTTACATTTGATATTATATACTTATTGTACTTTCACCACATACGCTTTAGGCAGAGCTACCGTCAGCTAGTTAACTCTAGTTACTGTCAGGTTCATTCAGTTAGTTACTCTACTGACTGGTTAAAGTTACCTCTAGTTAATGTCAGGTTCATTCAGTTAATTATTCTATTTAACGTTGCTGTCATTTCTAACGTCAGTACGGTGCAAAACGGTTTTATCGCGGTTTCAGCTTTGACAGCACGTACGACAACTCATGATGGCCCACCAGTAAATAACTCTGCTTTTTAACACAATTAGACGATAGCTAATTGATTTGCTCAAGTGCAATATTTGTATGTCATCATAGGAGCCTTCTACATTTAGGATAGCTGGATTCCAAGACAGAATtctcctttgatgacatagaaGAGTCCTCTTTTATGTCCTCAAAGGAGCCTTCTTCTGGATGATTCTTCTGAATTTAGCAAAGAAACACCCAGCCATGCttgaaataacacaggaaattaTTACGGGTCATTtctgacccatgttgtgcattagaaggGGGTTTTCTTAATTTGTGTATCAAAGAGTTGAAGTTAACTTTGCGGCCACAGAGATGGATAAGACGGCTTCATATTATGGGAAACTTGCTAAAAGAAATCCAGTGATCACAGTGTTTGAACGAGACATTAACTCGTTTATGACTCTGATGAAACGAGTCGCCTCTTCAAGCAGCAAAGACAACAGCGACTTGAATGTTAGAGGGTAAGAAGCTTAAGGCAGAGCTACCGTCAGCTAGTTAAAGTTAACTCTAGTTACTGTTAGCTTCATTCAGTTAATTACTCTAGTTAACGTTGCTGTCGTTTCTAACGTCAGAACAGTGCAAAGAAGTTTTATCTCGGTTTCAGCTTTGACAGCACGGAAGgtaatttatataaattatgGGCCACCAGTTAATAACACAGCTTTATAACAAAATTAGATTATGGCTAATATGACTAAAGTGATCTGCCAAGTGCAATACTCTGGAgaacttttatatttaaatgttgctTATTATTTCTACTTAGTTACACTTGATATTATATACCTATTGTACTTTCACCACATACACAGTGAATGGAAGAGGTGCTCCAACTTTAGATTAagttttatattacattttgacTATGCATTGAAGTGTTCTCTTTCCAGTCTAGCAAAATCAGTTAACTTTGACTcatctttaatttgattttcattttgCAGGATTAAATTCTTAGTGGATATATGGAAAAAGTTCAAACATCGACTACCTCCGAAGATGTATGATGAGCGTATGTTGCAGGTTGCAGACTTTCTCTTTGGAATAAAGGTAATTTCACCTGAGTCTATTCTTGCCAAGATTTTGTTTGCACACGAGTTGATaaaacttttacatttaatcaaaaactAATTCAAACTTTGCTTCGTTATTTCAACACTTAACACGTTTAGGTTGGTGAAAGGAACCCAAGTCATTGTTGTACAAAGTACACAGTATGcatagtgtatgtgtgtctatatttatatgcatatatacacacaaaaccACTATAGCAAAACACTATATATGTCTGCTATTGCTCAGGTCTTAGCTCTCCTCAGAGTCCATGTGTAGATAACTGCTTGGTGTTGGTTCCTTTATTAGCACAACTGACTTCAGCCATTGGCTAAGGAGTTTTCTGCCCAGCAAACATCCTTACTTTCCACtaagtatttttttctctctcatcttcaTCTGTAGTTATACCAGTTAGCTCTTTGGATGGGCTACAGTCACCACCTGCAACAGTTCAACTCAGTGAAAATAACTGACATTACAAGTGTGGACCACTTCATGGCCTCCTTCTTCCCTGAAGGTTTTGATACAGACCAAGATGTCTTTGCCTTGAAGGTACGCTGTTATATGccagtgtctctgtttgtgaTATATTTGACTGCTGACTACAGTAAAAGGGTGATTGCTGATACTGAGAAATGTTGTCATGTGTGAAAAGGTTTTTGCTATTCTGAGTTGTTTGTACCTGAATCCTGATGTATGcatttgtgcctgtgtgtgtgtgtagattcgTGCAATGCAGGGTTGTGCCCTGTGTCTATTTGAGCTGGAGAAAAGACACAGCGTTCTCAGGCAGGATGGACTCAGTAAACTACTGCGTGTGCTGAACTTCACCCGGATCATGATGCAGGCTCTTCAGCAACATGAGCACCTCTGCTGGCATATGTATAATGGTATTATTAATAAGTAGTTTAACTTATATGATTTTGCCCATAGAAAAATGAGGGAGAAGTAGTATTCACTAAGTCAATAAGGCgaacaaatgaaaataacacaaatgtttAAAGGATATATTAGTATTCCCAGAAATATGTTAGCCTTTCTCTTTGAAGTGAAATGATAATTCAGCTGTTGTCTAAAATGAGGTGAGAAATTTTTATAAATTCTGCTGTATTTCATTTCACATTGTAGAACTAACGTCATACTGTCCATCTTTGTATTTGTCTCTCTAATCTTTTCCAGGTTCAATACACATTTACACCATCTGTCGTTATCTGATGACCATGAACTACAGCTCACAGGTACTGAGATGAAGcttatgttactgtatttctTGCTGCAACTGTAACAGACATCTTACAAAAGAGTCTTTTCCAAAGATTGTTTTTGTCATGTCTGAAATGAATGGGAGTTGTAACTGTCACAATGTGTGATCCTATTCAGGCTCTGGAGTATCTTCTGTGGGCGAGCATCAGTTTAGAGCTGTCCGTCCCTCTGATGACTGTTAAGAATCTGTCATGGATTGTGACACTCTACTGTGCTGTCTGCCACTGTTACTATGACAACCAGGCTGCAGTGCAGGCAGCGGTGAGAGACGCACGTCATCAGCATTCAGACACTtacaaacacaatcatcgaaatgtCAACCAACTCGTCACAGGCCAATGAAACAAGTTTTAAATATCTGACTGTCATCTGCACTCTGGGTTTTTGTTAGCTGACTTGCTGGTCCTAGATCTAATCTATCAATACTAAATTATCTATGACTATATCATAACATTTTGCATCAGTGTTTTGATATTTGCTGTATcgcttttaatttgttaaaataaaatacttgtaACTTGTTGGCAaactatgaataaatatatattgatgtGACATAGAAAGGGTTCGTACAAtaaatttcaaacattttctgaAGTCCTATTCCCCATTGTTAGTTTTATTGTGTGTCTCTTAATGCTTTCAGAAATTTGCAAGGAGAGCCCTCGGAAAAATCAATGAGCTAGCAGAGTTCGAGGGGCAGAGTCCAGTTCCTGCCACTAGAGAGGCTCAGCGAGCTTATAAAGAAGCCTCTATCAAGGCAGGAGGATCCGCTCATCCCATATACTCACAATACTGTTGCTATGATATACAATTTTCACTCTTCTCCCTGACATTCAGGAAAATCTGAGGCCAAAATAACATTATTTTCATCATGCTTGTTTTGCAGCTGGATGCCATGATG includes:
- the mia gene encoding melanoma-derived growth regulatory protein produces the protein MTCKRLVAFSIWLLLATCEAGRQMPKLSEKKLCTDSDCSHPILIARAVQDYYPGDCRFIPIRQGQLVYVYAMLKDRGNLFWAGSVQDSYYGQQEARIGHFPSSVVEETHPLMAASTEVRTTKWDFYCN
- the LOC133019965 gene encoding alpha-crystallin A chain-like, which produces MDIPIQYPWYRRAFPHRLSDLPPAEPFVDWPRMWPFSWSLPWMRPSAMRWLNWPDNGHSEMRIEKDRFVIYLDVKHFSPDELSINISDEFITIHGKHEDRQDDHGFVSREFLRKYRLPACVSGADVTASLSSDGLLTITAPRSSPGQERNIPISCEDGTPKQKM